From a region of the Alnus glutinosa chromosome 1, dhAlnGlut1.1, whole genome shotgun sequence genome:
- the LOC133877310 gene encoding E3 ubiquitin protein ligase RIE1, translating into MSVSSQSSSTAAATASSDTNAPLLLSRQGDSESTSPRPATLALLLGRATGRRGPSILVRETAARQLDERRADWGYSKPVVALDMMWNTAFVVVSVAMLLCTLDERPNTPIRIWICGYALQCAVHVVLVWMEFRRRNTRRTARGRSQLVDDDAHISEDDDEDDRVSGSPGRSSVTKRCESVNTMASFLWWIVGFYWVVSGGNILLQYAPRLYWLAVVFLAFDVFFAIFCVVLACLIGIALCCCLPCIIAILYAVAGQEGASEADLSILPKYRFQILSDEEKPNGGAGSMVPVETSSEYLANERILLPEDAECCICLSPYEDGAELHALPCNHHFHCACIVKWLKMNATCPLCKYNILKGSEQV; encoded by the exons ATGTCGGTGTCATCGCAGTCCTCTTCCACCGCTGCGGCGACGGCGTCGTCTGATACCAACGCGCCTCTCCTACTATCCCGCCAGGGCGACTCCGAATCCACTTCGCCCCGCCCGGCCACGCTGGCGCTCCTTCTGGGCCGTGCCACGGGGCGGCGCGGCCCCTCCATTCTGGTCCGGGAGACCGCCGCCCGGCAGCTGGACGAGCGACGAGCCGACTGGGGCTACTCGAAGCCGGTAGTGGCCCTGGACATGATGTGGAACACGGCCTTCGTCGTCGTCTCGGTGGCGATGCTGCTCTGCACGCTGGACGAGCGCCCCAACACGCCCATTCGCATCTGGATCTGCGGATACGCGCTGCAGTGCGCGGTGCACGTGGTGCTCGTCTGGATGGAGTTCCGCCGGAGGAACACGCGGAGGACGGCTAGGGGTAGGTCTCAGTTGGTGGACGACGACGCCCACATTAGCGAGGACGACGACGAGGACGACAGGGTCTCGGGGAGTCCCGGCCGCTCCAG TGTCACTAAACGCTGTGAATCGGTGAATACAATGGCATCGTTTCTCTGGTGGATAGTTGGCTTTTATTGGGTTGTCTCTGGTGGCAATATCCTTCTGCAATATGCTCCACGTTTGTACTG GTTGGCTGTGGTTTTCCTGGCATTTGATGTCTTCTTTGCCATCTTTTGTGTTGTTTTGGCATGTTTGATTGGGATCGCTCTCTGTTGCTGCTTGCCATGCATTATTGCAATTCTTTATGCCGTTGCAGGACAG GAAGGAGCATCAGAAGCAGATCTCAGTATCCTTCCAAAATACAGATTTCAAATATTGAGCGATGAGGAAAAGCCTAATGGGGGAGCAGGGTCAATGGTTCCAGTAGAAACGAGCAGTGAATACTTGGCAAATGAACGTATACTTCTACCTGAGGATGCG gAATGTTGTATATGTCTCAGCCCATATGAGGATGGAGCTGAGCTCCATGCTCTTCCCTGCAACCATCATTTCCATTGTGCATGCATTGTGAAATGGCTCAAGATGAACGCCACATGTCCTCTCTGCAAGTACAACATTCTCAAGGGAAGTGAACAGGTATAA